One genomic region from Balaenoptera acutorostrata chromosome 1, mBalAcu1.1, whole genome shotgun sequence encodes:
- the GJB4 gene encoding gap junction beta-4 protein: MNWAFLRGILNGVSKYSTAPGRIWLSVVFIFRVLVYAVAAEEVWGDEQKDFICNTRQPGCPNVCYNELFPASHVRLWALQLILVTCPSLLVVMHLVYRQERKRKHRLKHGPDVPSLYDNLDEKRGGLWWTDLLSLLLKVAVDSGFLYIFHRLYQDYDMPHVLACSKSPCPHTVDCYISRPTGKKVFTYFVVAAAMLCILLNLSEVTYLVGNRCLQTLGSRRRGSQRWTHLPETCPPYALSQAEHPQDGNSVLMKAGSTTVDAGVYP, from the coding sequence ATGAACTGGGCGTTCCTGCGGGGCATCCTGAATGGGGTGAGCAAGTACTCCACGGCACCGGGCCGCATCTGGCTGTCCGTGGTCTTCATCTTCCGCGTGCTGGTGTACGCGGTGGCGGCCGAGGAGGTGTGGGGCGATGAGCAAAAGGACTTCATCTGCAACACCCGCCAGCCGGGCTGCCCCAATGTCTGCTACAATGAGTTGTTCCCCGCGTCCCACGTGCGCCTCTGGGCCCTGCAGCTCATCCTGGTCACGTGTCCCTCACTGCTCGTGGTCATGCATCTGGTCTACCGCCAGGAGCGCAAGCGGAAGCACCGCCTGAAGCACGGGCCCGATGTCCCATCCCTGTACGACAACCTGGACGAGAAGCGGGGCGGCCTCTGGTGGACGGACCTGCTGAGTCTCCTCCTCAAGGTGGCCGTCGACTCCGGCTTCCTCTACATCTTTCACCGCCTCTACCAGGACTATGACATGCCCCACGTGCTGGCCTGCTCCAAGTCGCCATGCCCCCACACTGTGGACTGCTACATCTCCCGGCCCACGGGGAAGAAGGTCTTCACGTACTTCGTGGTGGCCGCAGCCATGCTCTGCATCCTGCTCAACCTCAGTGAGGTCACCTACCTGGTGGGCAACAGGTGCCTGCAGACCCTGGGCTCCAGACGCCGGGGGTCTCAGCGCTGGACTCACCTGCCCGAGACATGCCCACCATATGCCCTCTCCCAGGCGGAGCACCCCCAGGATGGGAACTCTGTCCTAATGAAGGCTGGATCAACCACAGTGGATGCAGGTGTGTATCCATAA